One Pristiophorus japonicus isolate sPriJap1 chromosome X, sPriJap1.hap1, whole genome shotgun sequence genomic region harbors:
- the LOC139240974 gene encoding zinc finger CCCH domain-containing protein 10-like, with protein sequence MADNNVVNNGKDEAGQSKEDVCRDYLRNVCYRGKTCKYLHPDINEVHDLGVKKNEFVFCHYFMNNVCTRAKCTFIHGTGEDEEYYKKTGELPLHLRSKVAETYGLSVSDLPADKGEIPVCRDYLKGDCQRGSKCRFRHFKRDNSEHDIRLSRDPPLSQPLRRSNRLDDDSGINCYEYDHRLKRRKLEGFEFEVYEYDLTTRRQVDSGYLEEENLMLRNRNEELKKQVSNLMGNNEVLLEQNAFLRNQIKAAMVNSLPTTTTTGRFSHCTSPGVKTRGLWE encoded by the coding sequence ATGGCAGACAATAATGTTGTTAACAATGGCAAAGACGAGGCTGGCCAGAGCAAGGAAGACGTTTGCCGGGACTACCTGCGCAATGTCTGCTATCGCGGCAAGACCTGCAAGTACCTCCACCCGGACATAAATGAGGTACATGACCTAGGTGTGAAAAAGAATGAGTTTGTCTTCTGTCATTACTTTATGAATAATGTTTGTACCCGTGCAAAGTGCACATTCATACACGGGACAGGAGAGGATGAGGAATACTACAAAAAAACAGGGGAGCTTCCCCTTCACTTGCGCTCCAAGGTGGCTGAAACCTACGGTCTGTCAGTTTCTGACTTACCTGCTGATAAAGGTGAGATTCCAGTATGCCGTGACTACCTTAAAGGTGACTGTCAAAGAGGCTCAAAATGTAGATTCCGGCACTTCAAACGTGACAATTCAGAACATGATATCAGGCTGTCACGAGACCCCCCACTTTCTCAGCCATTGCGTAGATCTAACCGATTGGATGATGACAGTGGTATCAATTGTTATGAGTATGACCACCGCTTGAAGAGGAGAAAGTTGGAAGGGTTTGAGTTTGAAGTGTACGAGTATGATCTCACAACTCGACGGCAAGTTGACTCAGGATACCTGGAGGAAGAGAACCTAATGTTGCGAAACCGGAATGAGGAACTCAAAAAGCAGGTGTCAAATTTGATGGgcaacaatgaggtgcttctggagCAGAATGCATTTCTCCGCAACCAAATAAAGGCGGCAATGGTGAACTCCTtgcccacaacaacaacaactgggagATTCAGCCACTGCACTTCCCCAGGGGTTAAGACCAGAGGACTTTGGGAGTAA